The genome window AGCTGTTTGTGTGGTTACTATCAAGGGCGATAGAAGGAATAGTACTGGCTCGATGGTGTCCAGCCGTTCATTGCGTAGGGACTGCCAATTGCAGAATGCGACGACAGCAGTGAAATGAGCGACTATGAGTTTGACGACCATCTCTTTTTCAGTGCGCGTATCGCCATCGGGACAAATATCGGTATCCATCGCGGCAAAGTATCACTCGTTTTCacagtttatataaagaggaATGAATTATTGAAAGCTCAAAATGAAGAATCGAGGCATTTATTTAGGTCCACTGCGGCTGTGCTGTGAAACATGCCTACAGGCTGACTGACAGGCTGAATTGGTGATTCTGCAGGGATGATCGCTAAAGAGGGGTGCTTGGCATTATCATCCAGCCTCACTGTCAAATGTATCCATATCTCCTCCCTGCTTGACAACATCCGAGCGAGTAAAAGCGCGATACTTTTCCTCATCAATAGTACCGAGACTCGACTCAGCGACCTTTTCCGGTGCAAGACCGTAGAATTCCTGGAAACTCATAATTAACGGCCTCCAGCGATCAGGATCAATCCTATTCTCATACCCCGCCATCCTCAGATCATTCTGAACATGCGTTCTAAGAATCTTGACCTCAATAGCTATCAACATCCCCTTTCTGTCTGGAACATCCTGCATCAAATCCATACTATTCGTAACCTCCGCTTCCATCTGCACAGGACACTCTGAGATTCTAGGCGGCTGCACAAGATCAGAGGGTTGTTGGGTGAGACCTGAAACGGCGAATTTGTCTTTGCAGTGTGTGTAGCCGCGGTCCTTCTTGCTGGGAGGAACGGTGGGTGTCCCGGTGGTTTTGGCGATGGGGTTGATGTAGTGTGCCATGTCGGcgctggcaaggttgatgacgCATTGTTTGGTGCGGAAGATGTTGAGGGTTGTTTGGCATCCTGAGGCGAAGCCTAGGAGGCAGCGGTGGCCGAGCCACCATACTGAGGAGATTGGGCCGATGTTGGCGGTGCCGTCTTCGTTGGAGGTTGTTATGAGGGCGACTGGGGTTCCCCAGTACATGATGGCGGGCGTGATGATGGAGTGCGTGCCTGCCATTTTGTCTACTGTGAATGATAATGAATCTAAAAAAGGCTTTCTATGGGAAACAATTGAGACTGAGAgtggatggtgttgaatgTTTTACTGCACTGCCTCCTGGGCGCATCTTCCTTAAGTATATTCTGGAAATGAACAGCAGTATCCCTCTTGCTTTGGATGTAACAAATTAGACAGCTATTTGAGACCCTATACGTTTGAACCGGGAACATCTGTAGCAATACATTCAAGAAGCGGATCGTTGCTATCTATATGGCCAATGGAGAGTGCTGATCGGGCAATATGGAACTGAGTCAGAGAGGCTGACCAGCGCCCTCAGCTTTCGTTTATCTCGAAACTCATATTGTTGCTATTGAATTCGCGAAATGCATTCGTAAGGTATTTCTTTCAATGTtgacatcaacgtcaaggCACTTGTATCACATGCATATTCGGATGTTGAGGCTGATCTGTGTACGGAACAGCCAATCGAGCCTCTCGCGACAGGGATCGCCACTAACGTTAGTGAGGGGACATCTTATTATTAGCGCTGTTCTCAGGAACAAGATGATCTGCCGACGGACTCCGATAAGGCTGACTCATTATCACCTGTTCTCGACCCAGATTGGTTCCTGATCGTTCGACAGTGCTGACCACCAATTTCGTTTTGTTGAGTAACCTCCAAATTTTCATCACAACCTCTCATCGAGGGCATCATCATGGACGCGCTTTACACCAACTGGCGGTCTCTCCCGCTCTCATTATCAATCCCAATAACAGcttttctcatcatcctcatcgcgaCAATCACAAACGTCATCAAACAGCTCTGGTTCCCGAACCCTCACCGCCCTCCAGTCGTTTTTCATATCTTTCCACTCATCGGCAGCACAGTCCAGTATGGAATCGATCCGTATAAATTCTTCTTCGACTGTCAAGCCAAGTATGGAGATTGTTTCACGTTTATTCTGCTGGGTAAATCGACGACTGTCTTTTTAGGGCCGAAGGGGAATGATTTCATCTTGAATGGGAAGCACGCGGATCTTAATGCTGAGGATGTTTATGGGAAGCTTACGACGCCTGTTTTCGGAAAGGAGGTTGTTTATGATTGCTCTAATGCGAGGTTTATGGATCAGAAGAGGGTAGGCTAGTCTTCGCGATGTCGAGAGCGAAATGCTAATGGTTCATCGGTAGCTTCTTAAGCTCGGTCTCACGACTGAGTCGTTGCGATGCTACATCCCCAAATTCGTCAAAGAAGTAGAAGACTACATCGCCACATCACCATACTTCAAAGGTAACACCggcatcgtcaacatcaccgAAGTAATGGCCGAGATCACAATCTACACAGCTGCCGGCTCCCTCCTCGGTAACGAAGTCCGCTCCATGTTCGACAGCACATTCGCAACGCTCTACCGCCACCTCGATGATGGTTTCCAGCCCATAAACTTCGTCATGCCAGGTCTTCCCTTACCACAGAACTTCCGACGCGATCATGCGCGAAAGGTCATGGAAGAGCTTTTCAGCGATATCATTCGCAAGCGTCGTGAGATGGGCAATCAAGGTGATGAGACTGATATGGTTTGGACGCTTATGAATGCTAAATACAAGGATGGTGAGGATCTGCCGGATCATCATGCCGCGAGGATGTTGATTGCTATTCTTATGGGTGGACAGCATAACACTGCTGCGAGTGGTGCTTGGCTACTTCTCAACCTTGCGCATAAACCGCATCTGGTCAAGGAATTGTATGACGAACAAGTTGAGGTTTTGGGATCACCGCAGGAGCCCTTGACGTGGGAGAATTTACAGAAATTGACCCTCAATGGACAGGTCATCAAGGAAACTCTACGTCTTCACAGTCCAATTCATTCTATTCTCCGACAGGTCAAATCACCTATGCGAGTTCCCGGCACAGACTGGGTAGTTCCTCCATCGCACACTCTCCTTGCTTCACCCGGTACACAAGCACGATCTGAAGAGTTCTTCCCTCGACCTATGGAATGGGATCCTCATCGCTGGGATAAGATCGAGTCTCTTGATGACGCCAAGAATGGAGAGACAGTTGACTACGGCTTTGGTATGATGAGCAAGTCTGTTAGCAGTCCGTATCTGCCTTTTGGTGCAGGGCGACATCGTTGTGTTGGGGAGAACTACGCATATGCACAGCTTGGTGCGATTATTGCATCGTTTGTGAGATTGCTTCATATTGAGCAGCCTGATCCTAAGGCACCTCTTCCTGCGCCAGATTATTCTGTAAGTACTCTTCCCGTTATTAAAGTGTTCTGGCTGACCGTTGCTCCAGTCAATGTTTTCTCGGCCTATGAACCCAGCCGTCATCCGATGGACTCGCCGTAACGCGGAGACTGGTTAGAATAGAACTAGAAAGTTAGATAACAATATGACATCTTCTAACGCAGTACAACAGGAAGCAAGTCCTCGGCTGTGTCAACATGTTCTTACACCTTCTACAACGTTATGCTGTGCCATGGATGGCAAATGACACTACAAGTGAGATCTAGCCAAAAATGAACATAGGTTTCATAagcaaaaacatacaacagcgggtATTCGCTGGTCATCACCGagccaactactaatccgccccTCACTGGCTTGTCTATGGGAGAGCAGACGGGATCCCGAATTCTCCAGTGGGTATGATCGTATGTGACAGTCCAAGGCCGAAAGCTCAGTCATGAATGGAGGTAAGAGACAGCCGTGACTAAAACATACCTGAACAGCCCGGCGCTAGTTCAGGGAAAGGATATGGATAATCTTGGTAAGTGATGGCCTTGCAATCTGACCGTCTTTCAAGCCAACCAAGTGGAGTATGTCATGATCACTAGTGGGCAAAAATATGATCATGCTGGGGATCGAACCCAGAATCTTCTGATTCGTAGTCAGACGCCTTGCCATTGGGCCACACGACCGTATCCAATTGTTGACCGTCCAGATCCTCAACGGCGTCTCTGTGCGCTGCCAACTTTGCTACGGCGACGCTCTTTCTCTTGGAACAATCATTTTATGAAAGCAGTAGGAGAGCTTTGTCATTCAGTCAAGGGACTAAAAATGCTCAAGTTTAAAGCGAGTTTTGCTTTGGAGCTCTGTGCAGGCATTGATGCATGCAGTACTGTTTGGCGGCGTGGTTGGCTACACTAATGCAAGGCGCTGATAGCTTCGTTGCCCACATTGTATCACAATCTCACACCGgattcatctcaacatcgttTGAAGAGTCTTTATTAAAGAGACTTCATACTAATGATTATTCCACTTCAGTAACTTCTCCCCTCGACTCTGCCGCCATCTATTCGTCGTCTCTATAAGCTCAGGACAACCCTGGAGCAACCAGCCCCATTTCCTCAGAAACCAAGGCGACGCTTCCCATGAGTTTGGCACAGACGAATCTCCCCATACAATCAGGCTTGGCTTCTCAACATTCTCCCAGTTAATCTCTGATATATCCTCACATAGCTCCCCATCATCCAGTAACTCGGCATCCGCCGCCAGAATGACGTTATCTCTGAACTTAGGAAAGGGAAATATGTCGAGCCAGGGGTGATGCAGCACCGCCTTCTGCACCTCTGTAGGCTCAAGTGCCCTAGGAGGATTATAATCTGCACCAACAGGACCATTGATATTAAAAGGTGATATAGCTTCCTCAATGCACATAAGCCCACGATCAAATCCCAATAGTGTAGCATTGTTAGCTACCGCTATTGTTACATTGAGACTAATTAGTAGTGGAAGCTGTGATATTCGAGGTGCGTTCATTGTATAGTCCATGTACGTTTTGCACGCAATTGCAAACACCCTTTCGCTCTTATCTGGTCTCTCGTAAACTTCGCATGTTTGACGAATGACTTCGAACATGGCATCGGGCAGACCTTGCAGAGTCAGGGCTATTGAAGGCATGGACTCGGCGGGTAGGCCAGCTTGGCCGACGACGTTGGAAGCAAGCCGGTTTTGTTCCTGTTGTTGACGCTTTCTGAGATCTGCCAAGCGAATATTATGTAAGATATCTCCCCAGAAAGCAGGCTAGAAGGGTACACTCACATTGTGACCTCTTGTTCAGTCGATTCTGCAGCTTTCGTCGTTGTGCAGTACTAGTGACCCCAGTCCAGTCCTCCCCAGGTTTCTGGACAAGGAGCTGCTGGGTCATTGGTTCAATGGCAATCTTTTGTGGATCTGACATTGTGCTGTGTATGCCGGTTGCTAATAGATTAATGTATACGGCTGATTATGAGAGAATTATGTGATACCACTCGAGAATCGAAGGGAATAAATCAGGAGAGAAATTCGTTGGACGCTGGAGGCGTCATCACGGCATGCACGTGAATCCCTCCATCGGAGCGTAAATGGCTAACTCCACTCTGTCAGCAGGTTGCATTAGTGCGTCTAAGATAGGTCTAGTTTGACCTTGCGGGCTGCTCATTGGAGGAGTCTGACGGCTGGGGAAGTCGGTCCGATGAGGGAGCGTGAGAGCTTGAGGTTTGACGATATCATCTCGCATAAGTACGCATTAAGTGCATGCTAGATAGTGGCGAAATGGCGCTCAAGAAGTAATCTATAAGGTTTAATAAGATAACAAGGCAACATCTGCGAAAAAACAATTCCGTCATAACCCATGCTCACCAGCGTCTTCACACCTACCGTTACCGTACACTTGAAGAAGCTTACAATCGTTCAACTAACACGTAGTTTACTGTCGTTATGCCTCCATATCATGGGTCGTCCACAGTAAACTGCGACATCGGTTTCTCCAAAGACCAAATCGCTGGAAAAGTTGCCATCGTCACTGGAGGTGAGCGTCAGCAAAAATGATGGCGAGGTATAGGGTAGCTAACTTCTCAGGTGCCAGTGGCATTGGGGAGGCTTATGTACGTGTCCTGCACAACTCAGGGTAAGCAGAGTTCCATAAAACTCCACATGTCATGAATACTGATATTTACCAGAGCGAAAGTTGTAATCGGCGATAAGGATGCTGACTCTGGCGAGAGATTGGCTTCTGAAATGACCGGCTCCAAGTTCGTCCAGTGCGATGCAACCGTTTGGGAAGATCAAATTCACTTGTTCAAGGAGGCTACTCGGCTATCTTTGTCTGGGAAGATTCACTACGTGATAGCCAATGCAGGGATGACGAAAGACGACCAGACCTTCACTTTCGACGGTAAGAGCTCTTTACCTACGGTGCCTCAGCCAGCTCTCTGATACTCACTCGGGCAGGTAAACACCAAGAACCGCAGAAGCCAAACTTGCAGATCATCGATGTGAACCTGAAGGGGGCGCTTTATACCACCAAACTGGCCATGCACTATTTTGTGTCTCAGAATGGTACCGAAGTCAacgaggagcaagaagatACGTGCTTGATCCTCATCAGTTCAGGCGCTGGCTTTCTTGACGTTCCTAGATCTCCCGAGTACAGCAGCACGAAGTGGGCGGTCCGCGGAATAATGCATGCTTTGCGAAGGACGGCTTTTTACTACGGGAGCAGAGTGAATATCATTGCACCCTGGTAAATCACTCTCCATTCGGTGGCTGTTGAAATCATGGACTAATTCGTTCTGCAGGTATATACGCACAGGTATTCTCTCCAACGACCAGTTCGATCAAGTTGAGAAATCAGGAGTCGAGTTCGCAACAGCTGAAGATGCTGGTGAATGCGCGTTAAGGATCCTTTCTG of Fusarium musae strain F31 chromosome 5, whole genome shotgun sequence contains these proteins:
- a CDS encoding hypothetical protein (EggNog:ENOG41), giving the protein MYWGTPVALITTSNEDGTANIGPISSVWWLGHRCLLGFASGCQTTLNIFRTKQCVINLASADMAHYINPIAKTTGTPTVPPSKKDRGYTHCKDKFAVSGLTQQPSDLVQPPRISECPVQMEAEVTNSMDLMQDVPDRKGMLIAIEVKILRTHVQNDLRMAGYENRIDPDRWRPLIMSFQEFYGLAPEKVAESSLGTIDEEKYRAFTRSDVVKQGGDMDTFDSEAG
- a CDS encoding hypothetical protein (EggNog:ENOG41), which encodes MAEITIYTAAGSLLGNEVRSMFDSTFATLYRHLDDGFQPINFVMPGLPLPQNFRRDHARKVMEELFSDIIRKRREMGNQGDETDMVWTLMNAKYKDGEDLPDHHAARMLIAILMGGQHNTAASGAWLLLNLAHKPHLVKELYDEQVEVLGSPQEPLTWENLQKLTLNGQVIKETLRLHSPIHSILRQVKSPMRVPGTDWVVPPSHTLLASPGTQARSEEFFPRPMEWDPHRWDKIESLDDAKNGETVDYGFGMMSKSVSSPYLPFGAGRHRCVGENYAYAQLGAIIASFVRLLHIEQPDPKAPLPAPDYSSMFSRPMNPAVIRWTRRNAETG